One Candidatus Campbellbacteria bacterium genomic region harbors:
- a CDS encoding 4a-hydroxytetrahydrobiopterin dehydratase, whose product MELSQQHCVPCEGGMSPMSEEGITKNLLLISTWSLKEGRLYKKFEFKTFPESVAFVNAIMPIAEKEGHHPDIAIFYNIVELTLWTHAIGGLSVNDFILASKIDILYKSAS is encoded by the coding sequence ATGGAATTATCACAACAACATTGCGTGCCGTGTGAAGGTGGTATGTCACCAATGAGCGAAGAGGGAATTACAAAAAATCTTCTACTTATCTCCACGTGGTCGCTCAAAGAGGGGCGACTTTACAAAAAATTTGAGTTCAAGACATTCCCTGAATCAGTGGCATTTGTGAATGCGATTATGCCTATTGCTGAAAAAGAAGGGCACCACCCCGATATTGCTATTTTTTATAACATTGTTGAATTAACCCTTTGGACACATGCGATTGGTGGTCTTTCGGTAAATGATTTTATTCTTGCGTCAAAGATAGATATCTTATATAAAAGTGCCTCTTAA
- the rplU gene encoding 50S ribosomal protein L21, giving the protein MTFAVIETGGKQYLVSDDKSIVTEKLPIEAGEKVVFDKVVLMDDGSTTTLGAPYIVGAKIEATLDAQGRGKKIEVIKYKAKSRYYKKRGHRQPFSKVTIKKV; this is encoded by the coding sequence ATGACATTTGCAGTAATTGAAACAGGCGGAAAGCAATACCTCGTTTCTGACGACAAGTCAATAGTAACCGAAAAACTTCCTATCGAGGCAGGTGAGAAGGTTGTTTTTGATAAGGTTGTGCTCATGGACGATGGTTCTACAACAACCCTCGGTGCTCCCTACATTGTAGGTGCAAAAATCGAAGCAACACTCGATGCACAAGGACGTGGTAAAAAGATTGAGGTTATTAAATACAAGGCAAAGAGCCGATACTACAAGAAGCGCGGACACCGCCAGCCATTCTCAAAGGTAACCATCAAGAAAGTATAA